Within the Arthrobacter sp. UKPF54-2 genome, the region AGAAGCGCCCCTACCTCTTCCTGCGGTACGCAGCCGCCCTTAAGAAGGCCGCGGGGAACAACGTCAAGTTCATCGTGCACGGAGACGGTGCCCTTTCGGATGAGACGGCCAGCCTCGTCGGACGTTACGGGCTCGATGGCAGCGTTGAACTCCGCCGCCCGCCGCGGCCAGTGGACGACACGTTGGCTGACTCGGACCTCCTGGTGATCTCCTCGGACAACGAGGGGCTGACCCTGACGACTTTCGAGGCGACGGCCATGAACGTCGCGGTGCTGTCCACCGATGTCGGCTCCCAGGCATCGCTCGTCTCGGGTAAAGCGCTGCTGCCCCGCCAGCCGTTCGCGTTTGTCGCCGAAGCCGTAAGGCTGACACAGTCTGTGATGTCGTCGGAAGTGCTCCGCAAGGAAATCATCGCCGAGCAGCAGGAAAAGATCACGGCCTTGAAGGAACTCCCCGATGCTCGCGGGTGGACCAAGGCTCTCTATGAAGGATGGAAAGCATGACCGACAAAGTCGCGGCAGTCGTCGTCACTTACAACAGGGTGGACAAGCTCGGACGGGTGCTGGACTCGATCCTGGCGCAGTCTCGTGGCGTCGACCAGCTGATCGTGATCGACAACGCCAGCACCGATTCAACGCAGCAGCTGCTGGCCGTCTACCAAGACGACCCCCGAGTAGAGGTCGTCCGTCTGGAGAACAACACCGGCGGCGCCGGAGGCTTTGCGGCCGGTATGGAGCGTGCCTACGAGCGCGGTGCGGACTGGGTCTGGATCATGGACGACGACTGCTACACGGGGGAAACGGCCCTCGAGAACCTCTTGGCCGGCCACGCCTCGGCCGAGAACGAGCTGGGCCGGCCGGTCCCTTACAGCTGCTCCCTGGTGCGCTACACCGACGGCTCGATTTGCGAGATGAACAATCCTGGTACGGCGTGGGACTGGGGCCGGCTCATCGCCAAGGGGCAGAATACGGTGGTCATCACCAACTGCTCGTTCGTATCCGTTCTGATCCCGCGCCGGTCGATCGCCAAGTACGGCCTGCCGTTGGTGGAATACTTCATTTGGTTTGACGACATGGAATATACCCTCCGCATCAGTGCCGAAGGTCCTGGGGTCCAGGTCTTGGACAGCATCGTCACCCACGATATGCCGGACAACCGCGGCGTGAACTTCGGTGACCTGAACCGCAGTAATGCGTGGAAGTTCTATTACGGCGCCCGCAACGAGTCCTCCTACCGCTGGCATCACGACAACAAGCTCGACTGGCTCAGGTTTGTAGTGAGCACCTATGTCTGGATGCGCCGCGGCCGTGTGGGGCGCCGGCTCCAGCTCGGGGTGTCCAAGCGAATCCTCGAAGGCATCAAGTTCAACCCTGCGCCGAAGCATGTCCGCAGCGTCCTCTGAACTTTTTGACTGAAATAGCGGCCGTACCAGCTCCGAACATCGGAGGCAGGTACGGCCGCTATGTGGTTGACTTTGACGTGGGATCAGCGCGGGGGATACAGGGACAGCGCTTCCGTGCGTTTCCGGGTGGCCAGGTTGAGGGCCATGGCTGCAAAGCCTGCGTCACCGGTCGGTTCCGGGAGCGCGCCGTCGGCCCTTGCCGACGCATACGTCCAACCGGTCCCCAGATCCAGGAGAGACTGGTGCTTGACGTCATAGTAGTCATCCATAATTCCGATGGCCACGCCGGTTGCCCCGGATGCTGCGGCCACCATGTGCGGGTGGAACCGTGACGTGTACCAGGACTGGCCGGGGCGCACCGGCAAACCGTCGTTCCATACATGGACGAACGGCACGAAGTTCTCTTCGGGGATCAGGCCGCCCAAGGCATCAAACATCCGGCGGTCGGATCCGGGGATTGCCTCGACGTAGCCCACCGACATCCCCATGCCGACTGCTGCCTCAACGACTACCCGAAGCTTCTGGCTCAGCTTCTTGAACGTTTCTTCGTCGGTCATGTCGCTTTGGATGCAGAGCATGACGTCCTTGGCTCGGGCCTGGACGATTGGGGAGCGGCTGCGCGCCAGCTCACTAGGCAGACCAAGGAAGACATCGTCCAGACCGGGCTCGACGCCAATCGCCGCAGCACTGCCGGCGTCCCGTACGCTCAGACTGTCAAAAGTGGAGAAAGCGTCTTTCAGCTGGGTGGCGTTGTCCGGAAGGGGCAGGAGGCCGAGCCCTGTGCCGAGCAGTCTGCAGCCGTTGAGCCGCGCGGCCGCGAGCATTCCGGAGACCAGCCCGACGTGGTCCGGCCAGACGCCGTTGACGTAGCCGCCGCCAAGGAGGTGAATGGTCTCGGATTCACCCAAAACCATAAGGGCCGCATCGTACATCGGCGTCCCCCCGAGCGATACGACGCGGTCTACGTGCTCCCAGACACCCTGGGCCGACTGCTCCGGGGCTTCGGCGCAGGAGCGCCAGAGGGCGTTCGTGAGGTGGAGCTTGGGATGAATTCCAGCAAAAAGTGCGCCTGCCGTCCCGGGTTGGGGGCAATCTAGCCATACAGACACGTCGGGGCGCACTCGGGCTAGAAACCGCAGCCAGGACGCTACGATCAGCTCGTCGCCATAGTTTGGATTTCCGCCCGAAGCCACCAGATAGATGATTTCGGTCATCGGCCAAGGTTAACACTTTCTGAGCCCGGGCCGACGCGCTCCACGCCTCCCATGGGATCACCGTGCTCCGCGTTATGACCCATAACGGCTCCTGCTATCGGTCACGCTGCTTCAATGACGCACTAGGGCGGGCCACCCACGAATACACCCGCCTACCGGCCACAGACGGACGGCAAGATTGAGCGGTTCCACCGCACCCTGGCAGCCGATCGGGCCTACACCCGCCCACCTCTGACCAGGCCAGGGAAGGCACCTACCAGGCATGGATTTACAACTGCTATCACCACAAACGCCATACCGGCATAGGCGGCAATTCACCCATCAATCGCATTCACAACGTCAGTGGGGTGAACACCTAGGCAACTCCGCGTCGGCCTGTTGTCCGCGAGGAGGAGACGCCCGCAAATCCCACGATGGGGTAGAATCGTCAAATCTATGACTACGACCATTCACTCTTCGACGACCCACGAGCAATCCGACCGCTCTGCACAGCGCGCCACCAGACGCATCGGATTCCGAACCGACGTCCAGGCGCTCAGGGCCCTCGCTGTGGCATTGGTCGTCACCAACCACTTGTGGCCGAACCGGTTGGCTGGAGGCTATGTTGGCGTCGACGTTTTCTTTGTCATCTCTGGCTTTCTGATCACGTCCCACTTGACCAAGGAGCTCATCCAAACGGGGGGAATCAAATTAGGGGCCTTCTACGCCCGTCGAGTGCGGCGCTTACTTCCTGCGGCCCTCACCGTGTTGGCTGTCTCGCTCACCGGTGTCTGGCTTTTCCTTCCTTACACGCGCTGGGCGGCGTCCGTCCAGGAGGTCCTAGGAAGCGTCTTCTACGTCGAAAATTGGGTTCTGGCGGCCAGATCGGTTGACTATTCGGCGATGAACCAAGCGGCGACTGTCGCCCAGCACTACTGGTCGTTGTCTGTTGAGGAACAGTTCTATGCAGTATGGCCCTTGGGGCTCATTTTGCTGGCCATGCTCTCTAAGCGGCGCGAGTGGGGAACGAAGTCAGTGTTGATTGCCGGAGTGCTGACTGCAACTGGGCTCAGCCTAGCCTTCAGTATTTATTTTACGAGCGTTGCACACAACCAGGCATACTTCGTCACTCCTGGCCGGGTCTGGGAGTTCGGTTTCGGGGCCCTGGTGGCATTGTTATGTGTTCCGAAATCACTAACACCCGTCGGGCGGAACATACTTTCACTAACAGGTTTCGCAATGATTATAGGATCGGCCCTGATCTACAATCATTCGACCCCATTTCCCGGTTGGACGGCCCTCGTACCCGCAGTCGGCACCGCATTGGTCATTCTTGCAGGGACCCAGGGGGCACCAGGGGCTGGGTTGTGGCACGACAAGGTTTCGGGCCTTGCTCCTATACAGTTCTTGGGGAACGTCTCCTATTCGGTCTACCTTTGGCACTGGCCGCTCATTGTCTTGGCGCCCTTCATGTTTGGGTCGGAACTTTCGTCGCCGATGAAACTCGGCATTTTGGCGCTTGCCATCGCCCTGGCGTGGATTACGAAGGTGGCGGTAGAAGACCGGTGGCTCCAAAAACCGGGCAGCGCCCCGAAAGGCGGTCGGGTTTTCACAGCTACCCTCGCTGCCATGCTCGTCGTCAGCCTGGCCGGGGTCGGGCTGATCGCCCTCGCTGACGACAAAGCTGACGAAGCCAAGGCAACGGCGGCCGAACAGGCATCGGGCCCCTGCCACGGCCCATCCGCCGTTGATACTGAAGGTTGCAGTTCGCCCTTTGAGGAGGCCGTTGCGCTGCCGAATATGGGTTCCTCCAACGAGTACTTTACGAGGCCCGCCGATTGTCCCCAGGATGGCAACACCCTCCATGACGATCCGAGCGGCAGTCCCACAGTGTGTGATTTCTCCGCAGGCGCTGCCGACGCCGAAACAGTGTGGCTGGTAGGGGACTCACATGCGCAACAGTGGCAAGCCGCAATCTTTGAACTTGGACGACGGAATCACTGGATAGTCAAATGGAGTTACTTCGGCGCCTGCCCGATCGTCGACGCTAAGTACGTCGGATACCGGGGCCAGCCGGCGGACTCCGGGACCGCGGAAGCATGCATGCGGTGGAGTCGGGCGACGATGAATGCCATTGAAAGGGACCGACCGGCAAGAATCTTCATCTCCATGTTTGGTGCGGGAGAACAGATCGACGACGGCACAGGCCGTGGCCAGCTTGAACAGTTTCGGGACGGTCTGATGCGAGACTGGACTCGACTTTCGGCTTTAGGTATCCGGGTTTTTCCCATCTACGATCCGCCGCTAAATGAGGCCGTACGCAGTGTCGACTGTTTGGCGGTCCACTCTGACTATCCAGTTCAGTGTGCTGCGGACGTCTCGTTAGCCCTGCCCGCCGACCCAATGAAGGCCGCAGTTCAGGCCCTAAAACTCCCCTCGGTGAGCGGACTAGACATGAGCAGATACTTCTGCGACGGCGAGCGGTGTCACGCTGCCGTGGGAGGCATTTCGATCTACTTCGACAAGGACCACCTCAATAGAGAAGTCGTAGAACTGCTGGTGCCGAAGTTCGAAGCCCAACTTAGGGACGCATCCTAGAAATATCCAGGATCACCTCTTGTGTCCATGCCGATTTTCATGCCTCCTCAATAATTCGAAAGGTATTACGTGTCCTGGTGGTCAATTCTCCCGACCGTGCTCATTGCTTTGGCGATCTTGATCGTGCCTGGGGCCATCGTGGCCTTTTTTGCTCGGGCTCGCGGCTTTGTCCTAATTGCGGTTTCCCCCGTTATATCGATATCTCTGATATCCATAGCCGCTGTAGTGGCCCCGTGGGCCGGAGTCGATTGGTCAGTGGCAGTCGTCATTGTCGTCACGGTCCTTGGGGCTGGGCTCGTTCATTTCCTGACGCGTCTAATTCCTCGCCGGGAGCCGACTCGACTGTCAAACGGAAGTCATCGGTGGCAGATCGCAGCTGAAGGAGGAGCGGTGGTGCTAGCCGCCGTACTCATTGGTCGACGGCTCGTAAGCGTATTTGGTCGACCAGACGCTATATCCCAAACGTTTGACAATGTGTTCCACCTAAACGCAGTTCGTTACATTCTCGATACCGGCAATGCATCGTCATTGACCGTGGGGGCAATGACCGGCGGAGCCTTCTATCCGGCGGCATGGCATGACGCAGTTTCGCTTCTTCTGCAACTCACTGGAGCGCACATTCCCTCGGCTGTGGTAGCAATAAATGTATGTATAGGGGCTGTAGTTTGGCCGCTTGGGTGCATACTACTCGTACAGCGCACAGTGGGCAGGCAGGTGTTGCCCACCTTGATTGCCGGAGTCCTTGCTGCCGGTTTCGGTGCTTTCCCAATTCTCATGATGGACTACGGAGTCCTTTACCCGTATGCATTGGGAATCAGCTTGCTTCCGGCGACTATAGCGACCGCCGTGGGTGCACTCGCGGCCGGAGTCGAGGATGGGTCGCCACGGTCCACTAGTTGGATTCTCCTAGCGGCATCGCTCCCAGGCTTGACGCTGTCCCACCCCAGTATCTTGATGACGTTGCTGGCAGTGTTAGTGCCGGTGGTCCTCGGCCTAAGCTGGCGCACTGCTGTGAAGTCCAAGGCTCGGGGGGTGCCAACAACTGCGGTGATAGCTGGCCACGTGCTCGTCGTCGGGGCCGCTGCCGCTATCGCTTATGTCCTATGGACAACAGTTCGACCTGCAGCCGAAGCTTCAGGTTGGCCGCCCGTTGAAACGACAGGCCGGGCAATCGGAGAACTAATATCGGGATCGCAAATCGGACAGCCCCTCTCGCTGGTGATGTCTGTCCTCGCAATAACGGGGCTGGTAGTCTCCATTGCCCGCCGCCAGCGACTATGGCTGGTCGGCATGTACGCGGTCCTGGGTCTATTTTTCGTTGTCGCGGCGTCCTTCCCCGTAGGTGAGGTGAGGTCATTTTTCACGGGCGTTTGGTACAACGACTCTCCCCGACTTGCGGCACTCCTTCCCACGGCCACACTCCCGCTCGCCGTCGTCGGCTGCATGTTTTTAGTCAGCGCCGCCAGGAAAAGGTTGAAGACCGTAGCTCCGAATTTATTGGACGGCGAAAACGCTAATTTGAAAGGGCAGTTCTGGATACGTGGTGCCAGCGTGGGCGTCCTTATCGTGCTGCTCGTGCTCGCAACGCAACAAGCCAATGTCAAGGCAGCAGCCCGCAATGCGGCTGGGGGATACAGAATCTCGTCGAGTTCGACGTTATTGTCCTTAGACGAGTTGACGCTAATTCATCGGCTTCGCGACCACGTGCCGGCCAATGTGGCGATTGCTGCAAATCCTTGGAATGGAAGCTCGCTTGCTTTTGCCCTGGCTGATCGAAAGACGCTTCAACTCCACCTCT harbors:
- a CDS encoding DUF6541 family protein — translated: MAFFARARGFVLIAVSPVISISLISIAAVVAPWAGVDWSVAVVIVVTVLGAGLVHFLTRLIPRREPTRLSNGSHRWQIAAEGGAVVLAAVLIGRRLVSVFGRPDAISQTFDNVFHLNAVRYILDTGNASSLTVGAMTGGAFYPAAWHDAVSLLLQLTGAHIPSAVVAINVCIGAVVWPLGCILLVQRTVGRQVLPTLIAGVLAAGFGAFPILMMDYGVLYPYALGISLLPATIATAVGALAAGVEDGSPRSTSWILLAASLPGLTLSHPSILMTLLAVLVPVVLGLSWRTAVKSKARGVPTTAVIAGHVLVVGAAAAIAYVLWTTVRPAAEASGWPPVETTGRAIGELISGSQIGQPLSLVMSVLAITGLVVSIARRQRLWLVGMYAVLGLFFVVAASFPVGEVRSFFTGVWYNDSPRLAALLPTATLPLAVVGCMFLVSAARKRLKTVAPNLLDGENANLKGQFWIRGASVGVLIVLLVLATQQANVKAAARNAAGGYRISSSSTLLSLDELTLIHRLRDHVPANVAIAANPWNGSSLAFALADRKTLQLHLFSDISLDARKINQHLRDANSDPDVCSSVHALGVGYVLDFGHKEVHGADHGYYGLDNLEATGVGKLIDAQGDAKLYKIEACNLLSNR
- a CDS encoding glycosyltransferase — translated: MTDKVAAVVVTYNRVDKLGRVLDSILAQSRGVDQLIVIDNASTDSTQQLLAVYQDDPRVEVVRLENNTGGAGGFAAGMERAYERGADWVWIMDDDCYTGETALENLLAGHASAENELGRPVPYSCSLVRYTDGSICEMNNPGTAWDWGRLIAKGQNTVVITNCSFVSVLIPRRSIAKYGLPLVEYFIWFDDMEYTLRISAEGPGVQVLDSIVTHDMPDNRGVNFGDLNRSNAWKFYYGARNESSYRWHHDNKLDWLRFVVSTYVWMRRGRVGRRLQLGVSKRILEGIKFNPAPKHVRSVL
- a CDS encoding acyltransferase family protein, whose protein sequence is MTTTIHSSTTHEQSDRSAQRATRRIGFRTDVQALRALAVALVVTNHLWPNRLAGGYVGVDVFFVISGFLITSHLTKELIQTGGIKLGAFYARRVRRLLPAALTVLAVSLTGVWLFLPYTRWAASVQEVLGSVFYVENWVLAARSVDYSAMNQAATVAQHYWSLSVEEQFYAVWPLGLILLAMLSKRREWGTKSVLIAGVLTATGLSLAFSIYFTSVAHNQAYFVTPGRVWEFGFGALVALLCVPKSLTPVGRNILSLTGFAMIIGSALIYNHSTPFPGWTALVPAVGTALVILAGTQGAPGAGLWHDKVSGLAPIQFLGNVSYSVYLWHWPLIVLAPFMFGSELSSPMKLGILALAIALAWITKVAVEDRWLQKPGSAPKGGRVFTATLAAMLVVSLAGVGLIALADDKADEAKATAAEQASGPCHGPSAVDTEGCSSPFEEAVALPNMGSSNEYFTRPADCPQDGNTLHDDPSGSPTVCDFSAGAADAETVWLVGDSHAQQWQAAIFELGRRNHWIVKWSYFGACPIVDAKYVGYRGQPADSGTAEACMRWSRATMNAIERDRPARIFISMFGAGEQIDDGTGRGQLEQFRDGLMRDWTRLSALGIRVFPIYDPPLNEAVRSVDCLAVHSDYPVQCAADVSLALPADPMKAAVQALKLPSVSGLDMSRYFCDGERCHAAVGGISIYFDKDHLNREVVELLVPKFEAQLRDAS
- a CDS encoding polysaccharide pyruvyl transferase family protein; its protein translation is MTEIIYLVASGGNPNYGDELIVASWLRFLARVRPDVSVWLDCPQPGTAGALFAGIHPKLHLTNALWRSCAEAPEQSAQGVWEHVDRVVSLGGTPMYDAALMVLGESETIHLLGGGYVNGVWPDHVGLVSGMLAAARLNGCRLLGTGLGLLPLPDNATQLKDAFSTFDSLSVRDAGSAAAIGVEPGLDDVFLGLPSELARSRSPIVQARAKDVMLCIQSDMTDEETFKKLSQKLRVVVEAAVGMGMSVGYVEAIPGSDRRMFDALGGLIPEENFVPFVHVWNDGLPVRPGQSWYTSRFHPHMVAAASGATGVAIGIMDDYYDVKHQSLLDLGTGWTYASARADGALPEPTGDAGFAAMALNLATRKRTEALSLYPPR